The Prosthecobacter vanneervenii genome has a segment encoding these proteins:
- a CDS encoding HAD family hydrolase has product MSLQIPDYPFQAYIFDCDGTLVDSMPLHYIAWVEALKQHDAPYEFTEEEFYAHAGMKEQDVVKLLNAKHGANVDPVSVDELKMEIFARRIPEVQAVRPVAEFARSLEGRFPMAVASGSEESTVRGCLTATGLIDLFPIIITPRKVKQGKPAPDMFLLAAEQMGIAPSECLVLEDGNSGIQAAKAAGMQHVFVPRTLR; this is encoded by the coding sequence ATGTCCCTGCAAATCCCCGACTACCCTTTTCAAGCCTACATCTTCGACTGTGACGGCACGCTCGTTGATTCAATGCCACTGCACTACATTGCGTGGGTCGAGGCGCTGAAGCAGCATGATGCGCCGTATGAGTTTACCGAAGAGGAATTCTATGCGCATGCGGGCATGAAGGAGCAGGATGTGGTGAAGCTGCTGAATGCAAAGCATGGTGCCAATGTCGATCCAGTGAGTGTCGATGAGCTGAAGATGGAGATCTTTGCCCGGCGCATCCCCGAAGTACAGGCGGTGCGCCCGGTGGCGGAGTTTGCGCGCTCACTCGAAGGCCGCTTTCCCATGGCCGTGGCTTCCGGCAGCGAGGAATCCACCGTGCGCGGCTGCCTGACCGCCACCGGTCTGATCGACCTCTTTCCTATCATCATCACACCCAGGAAAGTAAAGCAAGGCAAGCCTGCGCCCGACATGTTCCTCCTGGCCGCCGAGCAGATGGGCATCGCCCCCAGTGAGTGTCTTGTACTGGAAGATGGCAACAGCGGCATCCAGGCGGCCAAAGCCGCAGGCATGCAGCATGTCTTTGTGCCACGGACGCTGAGGTGA
- the leuA gene encoding 2-isopropylmalate synthase, whose protein sequence is MLKNPSSKYQPFPLINIPNRQWPSRHLTHAPIWCSVDLRDGNQALAVPMNVSQKLDMFDALVQCGFKEIEVGFPSASNTEFQFNRRLIEEKRIPEDVTIQCLVQAREDLIEKTVESLIGAKQVVIHMYNSTSPAQRKYVFGKSKEEIIAVAVKGAQMIKDRLHRLTAGGTKVTLQYSPESFSATEVEFAKEISEAVMDVWQPTPENKMILNLPDTVEVAMPNVYADQIEWICTNIKNRESLIISLHTHNDRGTGTAATELGLLAGADRVEGTLFGNGERTGNLDIVQVAMNLYMHGIDPKLDFSDMSGLISMYERTTGMTVPPRQPYAGELVFTAFSGSHQDAIKKGLAGYEQHKSIWDVPYLTIDPEDIGREYREVIRVNSQSGKGGVAYLLESEFGIELPKDMQREFGPLANDIVDKLGREVTAAELKGMFWKEYIERESPYSLHHFHADGVDGVFTCRCSLVINGKERGITGKGNGPIAAFAQALIQEAGAPAFEVATYREQSLSSGTEASALAYIQIKTTSGKTIWGAGVDTNIELASIKAVLSAVNRAA, encoded by the coding sequence ATGTTGAAGAATCCGTCCTCCAAGTATCAGCCCTTTCCGCTGATCAACATCCCGAATCGTCAATGGCCGAGCCGCCATCTGACCCACGCGCCCATCTGGTGCAGTGTCGATCTGCGCGATGGCAACCAGGCGCTCGCCGTGCCGATGAATGTCTCACAGAAGCTGGACATGTTTGATGCGCTGGTGCAATGCGGCTTCAAGGAAATCGAAGTCGGCTTTCCCTCCGCCTCCAACACGGAGTTTCAGTTCAACCGCCGCCTCATTGAGGAAAAGCGCATCCCAGAGGATGTGACAATCCAGTGCCTGGTGCAGGCGCGCGAGGATTTGATCGAGAAGACCGTGGAAAGTCTGATCGGCGCCAAGCAGGTCGTCATCCACATGTACAACTCCACCTCGCCTGCGCAGCGCAAGTATGTGTTTGGCAAGAGCAAGGAGGAGATCATCGCCGTGGCGGTGAAAGGCGCGCAGATGATCAAGGACCGACTGCACCGCCTGACCGCAGGTGGCACCAAGGTGACCCTGCAGTACTCCCCCGAAAGCTTCAGCGCCACGGAAGTGGAATTTGCCAAGGAGATCAGCGAAGCCGTGATGGATGTGTGGCAGCCTACGCCGGAGAACAAGATGATCCTGAACCTGCCGGACACGGTGGAGGTGGCCATGCCGAATGTGTATGCCGACCAGATCGAATGGATCTGCACGAACATCAAAAACCGCGAGAGCCTGATCATCAGCCTGCACACGCACAACGACCGCGGCACCGGCACCGCTGCCACCGAACTGGGCCTGCTGGCCGGAGCCGACCGCGTTGAAGGCACCCTGTTTGGCAATGGCGAGCGCACCGGCAATCTGGACATCGTGCAGGTGGCCATGAACCTCTACATGCATGGCATCGATCCCAAGCTGGACTTCAGCGACATGAGCGGCCTCATCAGCATGTACGAGCGCACCACCGGCATGACTGTGCCTCCCCGCCAGCCCTACGCAGGCGAGCTGGTTTTCACCGCCTTCAGCGGCAGTCACCAGGACGCAATCAAAAAGGGACTGGCTGGCTACGAACAGCACAAGTCCATCTGGGACGTCCCCTACCTGACCATTGATCCCGAGGACATCGGCCGCGAGTACCGCGAGGTCATCCGCGTCAATTCGCAGAGCGGCAAAGGGGGCGTGGCCTACCTGCTGGAGAGCGAATTCGGCATCGAACTGCCCAAAGACATGCAGCGCGAGTTTGGCCCGCTGGCCAATGACATCGTGGACAAGCTGGGTCGCGAAGTCACCGCCGCAGAGCTCAAGGGCATGTTCTGGAAGGAATACATCGAGCGCGAGTCCCCTTACTCCCTGCATCACTTCCACGCAGACGGTGTGGATGGCGTTTTCACCTGCCGCTGTAGCCTGGTCATCAACGGCAAGGAGCGCGGCATTACCGGCAAAGGCAACGGCCCCATCGCCGCTTTTGCCCAGGCCCTCATTCAGGAGGCCGGAGCCCCTGCCTTTGAAGTGGCCACCTACCGCGAGCAGAGCCTCAGCTCAGGCACGGAGGCCAGCGCGCTGGCCTACATCCAGATCAAGACGACCAGTGGCAAGACTATCTGGGGAGCCGGTGTGGACACCAACATCGAACTCGCCTCCATCAAGGCAGTGCTGAGTGCGGTGAACCGGGCGGCGTGA
- the panD gene encoding aspartate 1-decarboxylase has protein sequence MLRTLLKSKLHRAAITDANIAYEGSITIPTDLMEKADLWNGEKVLVTSITNGARLETYVIPGPSGSGQIVVNGAAAHLINTGHRVTIMAWGESENPIIPKRLLLNERNEVVNDTVL, from the coding sequence GTGCTCAGAACCCTCCTCAAATCCAAGCTCCACCGCGCCGCCATTACCGATGCCAACATCGCCTATGAAGGCAGCATCACCATCCCCACAGATCTCATGGAAAAAGCCGACCTGTGGAACGGCGAGAAAGTGCTGGTGACCTCGATCACCAACGGCGCCCGCTTGGAAACGTATGTCATTCCCGGCCCCAGCGGCTCGGGCCAGATCGTCGTCAATGGTGCCGCCGCCCACCTGATCAACACGGGCCACCGCGTCACCATCATGGCCTGGGGCGAAAGTGAAAATCCCATCATCCCCAAGCGCCTGCTGCTCAATGAGCGGAATGAGGTGGTGAATGACACCGTTTTGTGA
- a CDS encoding PVC-type heme-binding CxxCH protein has protein sequence MIQTAACSLTLLLAFSSSLFAQADGIKTKTTYAKAYGETKNAVAVDPAKDLPRYPAVEPKDAIGTWQVKKGFKLQLAANEPQVRSPIAVCFDENGRMFVCEMIDYSEMRDVTPHLGRISMLEDKDGDGHFETSTVFADDLPWPTGLVWANGGLFVGATPDIWRFEDTDGDGRAEVREKVFTGFGTGLKILNVQGLMNSFQWGQDNRIHILAGGGNRGVITCLKRSNDKGIELGGKDFWFDPLTLEFGLEGGGAQYGMSFDNYGRKFGCSNSDHLQYWVYDDKYANRNPYYAMPPAKQSIAVDGGAAEVFRISPDEPWRIIRTRWRIAGVVKGAVEGGGRVSGYFTGATGTTIYRGDAYGPDFVNNSFTGDAGGQLVHRKLIKPSADGISLIGERPADEHGFEFAASKDTWVRVVNFANAPDGCLHICDMYREVIEHPWSIPDEIKKHIDLNSGNDRGRIYRIVPEGGAERIGQKVALGKASTEELVKTLGHPNGWHRDTAQRLLYERKDKAAVPLLEKVLSGDNALAKLHALGALAGLGVLSEDHILTALKDGSSAVTERACILAESLVFKKAKSADDIVPLMLKLTGKETAARTRYQALLSLGSVGHQNYGTKPDALDASIETSFAETMQDDTLRSSKSWVAAVAGARPLITQHTLLLLLKKDAAKAPPPLIEAVAAMKLEPGDLNILISSISSLPASALAGAIQPLASGLKRAGTSIEKVDHEHKLAAVFTKAAASAADAKATESTRLESIELLGLTSSKEASDALIQCLTKGQPDAVQAAAVRTLAQSGAAAVTKTLITGWAGYGPTAKEAALTALLAREDRALALLESNVVMPTEFSASQVQALLKHKSPKVAAAAKTALASVIPPSREEVTAKFQPAITAKGDATKGQAQYMARCMACHRAGTMGMQVGPDLITVKTKGREALLTAILDPHKEVASQFIAYTVNTKDGQTLAGIITNDTASSMTLKMMGGVEKTLQRAEIKGSTSTGQSLMPEGIETGMSVSDMADLLSFIEGQ, from the coding sequence ATGATCCAGACTGCCGCCTGCTCCCTCACGCTGCTGCTAGCCTTCAGTTCCTCGCTTTTCGCCCAGGCGGACGGCATCAAGACGAAGACCACCTACGCCAAGGCCTACGGTGAAACCAAAAACGCCGTGGCCGTGGATCCCGCCAAGGATCTGCCGCGCTACCCCGCCGTGGAGCCCAAGGACGCCATCGGCACCTGGCAGGTGAAAAAGGGCTTCAAGCTCCAACTGGCCGCCAATGAGCCGCAGGTGCGCAGCCCCATCGCCGTGTGCTTTGACGAAAACGGCCGCATGTTTGTGTGCGAGATGATCGACTACAGCGAGATGCGCGATGTGACCCCGCACCTGGGCCGCATCTCCATGCTGGAGGACAAGGACGGCGACGGCCACTTTGAAACCAGCACCGTCTTTGCCGATGACCTCCCCTGGCCCACCGGCCTTGTGTGGGCGAATGGTGGCCTGTTTGTGGGAGCCACACCGGACATATGGCGCTTTGAGGACACAGATGGCGATGGCAGGGCCGAGGTGCGCGAGAAGGTCTTCACGGGCTTTGGCACCGGTTTGAAGATCCTCAATGTGCAGGGCCTGATGAACAGCTTTCAGTGGGGACAGGACAACCGCATCCACATCCTCGCAGGTGGTGGAAATCGCGGCGTGATCACCTGCCTCAAACGCTCAAATGACAAAGGCATCGAGCTCGGCGGCAAGGACTTCTGGTTTGATCCTCTCACGCTGGAGTTTGGTCTGGAAGGCGGCGGCGCGCAGTATGGCATGAGCTTTGACAACTACGGTCGCAAGTTTGGCTGCTCCAACAGTGACCATCTACAGTATTGGGTCTACGATGACAAGTATGCGAACCGCAATCCCTACTACGCCATGCCGCCTGCCAAGCAGAGCATCGCAGTGGATGGCGGTGCGGCGGAGGTCTTCCGCATCAGCCCGGATGAACCCTGGCGCATTATCCGCACGCGCTGGCGCATCGCCGGTGTGGTGAAAGGTGCCGTGGAAGGCGGTGGCCGTGTGAGCGGCTACTTCACCGGAGCCACCGGCACGACGATCTACCGTGGCGATGCCTATGGACCGGACTTCGTAAACAACAGCTTCACTGGAGACGCAGGCGGCCAGCTTGTGCATCGCAAGCTCATCAAGCCCAGCGCGGACGGCATCAGCCTCATTGGCGAGCGCCCGGCAGACGAGCATGGCTTTGAGTTCGCCGCCAGCAAAGACACCTGGGTACGCGTGGTGAACTTTGCCAACGCGCCCGACGGCTGTCTGCACATCTGCGACATGTATCGCGAGGTGATCGAGCACCCTTGGAGCATCCCGGACGAGATCAAAAAACACATCGACCTCAACAGCGGCAACGACCGCGGCCGCATCTACCGCATCGTGCCGGAGGGAGGCGCGGAGCGCATCGGCCAGAAGGTGGCTCTGGGAAAAGCCAGCACCGAAGAACTCGTGAAAACCCTTGGCCACCCCAACGGCTGGCACCGCGACACCGCGCAGCGCCTGCTCTATGAGCGCAAGGACAAGGCTGCTGTGCCGCTGCTGGAGAAAGTGCTGAGCGGAGACAATGCCCTGGCCAAGCTGCATGCGCTGGGGGCTTTGGCTGGCTTGGGAGTGCTGAGCGAAGATCACATTCTCACGGCACTGAAAGATGGCAGCTCTGCTGTGACAGAGCGTGCCTGCATTCTCGCCGAATCTCTCGTCTTCAAGAAGGCGAAGTCTGCAGATGACATTGTGCCACTGATGCTCAAGCTTACAGGCAAAGAAACAGCCGCACGCACGCGATATCAGGCTCTTCTCAGCCTCGGCAGTGTTGGACACCAGAACTACGGCACCAAACCGGATGCACTGGATGCCAGCATCGAGACTTCATTCGCCGAAACGATGCAGGATGACACGCTGAGAAGCTCGAAGAGCTGGGTAGCAGCAGTAGCGGGTGCACGGCCTCTGATTACTCAGCACACGCTGCTCCTGCTGCTGAAAAAGGATGCCGCCAAAGCCCCCCCCCCCTTGATCGAAGCCGTGGCCGCCATGAAACTTGAGCCAGGTGATCTCAACATTTTGATTTCATCCATCAGCAGCCTGCCAGCGAGCGCACTGGCGGGTGCTATTCAACCTCTGGCCAGCGGCTTGAAGCGCGCTGGCACCAGCATCGAGAAAGTGGACCATGAGCACAAGCTCGCCGCCGTCTTCACCAAAGCAGCTGCAAGCGCCGCAGATGCCAAGGCCACCGAATCCACCCGCCTGGAATCCATCGAGTTGCTCGGCCTCACATCCTCCAAAGAAGCCAGCGACGCTTTGATTCAATGCCTGACCAAAGGTCAACCGGATGCGGTACAGGCGGCGGCGGTGCGCACGCTGGCGCAGAGCGGAGCTGCTGCGGTGACGAAGACGCTGATCACAGGATGGGCCGGGTATGGACCGACGGCCAAAGAAGCGGCGCTGACGGCTCTGCTGGCGCGTGAAGATCGCGCACTGGCGCTGCTGGAATCCAATGTCGTAATGCCCACGGAGTTCTCCGCCTCACAGGTGCAAGCACTGCTCAAGCACAAGTCTCCCAAGGTCGCCGCTGCGGCCAAAACGGCGCTGGCATCTGTCATTCCACCATCTCGCGAGGAGGTCACGGCCAAGTTCCAGCCCGCCATCACGGCCAAGGGAGATGCCACCAAAGGCCAGGCGCAATACATGGCGCGTTGCATGGCCTGCCACCGTGCCGGAACGATGGGCATGCAGGTGGGCCCAGATTTGATTACGGTAAAAACCAAGGGCCGTGAGGCGTTGCTTACGGCAATTTTGGATCCTCACAAGGAAGTAGCATCACAGTTTATCGCTTATACGGTCAACACTAAGGATGGCCAGACGCTGGCCGGAATTATTACAAATGACACTGCTTCAAGCATGACCCTGAAGATGATGGGCGGCGTCGAAAAGACGCTGCAACGTGCTGAAATCAAAGGAAGCACGTCCACAGGGCAGAGCCTCATGCCTGAGGGGATCGAGACCGGAATGAGCGTCTCAGACATGGCTGATTTGCTTAGCTTCATCGAGGGACAGTAA
- a CDS encoding LON peptidase substrate-binding domain-containing protein: protein MIVLDECYHFPGCFLPLFIFEDRYRRMLDHALRTDRMFCVGVSDGHDGVLPVVTAGLIRASVKNPDGTSQVMLYGVCRVRITGWEQLTPFRIAQVEPVLTQPAPIKTLRELKAQALELLPPPTDDSCASMMQLRTDLEDMDEPESVCDILAFHFVHNKSALRRLLEECCPRRRYEMLICELEKAQGC, encoded by the coding sequence ATGATTGTGCTCGACGAGTGCTACCACTTTCCGGGTTGCTTCCTGCCCCTCTTCATTTTTGAAGATCGCTACCGCCGCATGCTCGACCACGCCCTGCGTACAGACCGCATGTTCTGCGTAGGCGTGTCAGACGGGCATGACGGCGTGCTCCCGGTCGTTACAGCCGGACTGATCCGCGCCTCGGTTAAGAACCCGGATGGCACCTCTCAGGTGATGCTGTACGGAGTGTGCCGTGTCCGCATCACGGGCTGGGAGCAACTAACGCCTTTCCGCATCGCGCAGGTGGAGCCCGTGCTCACGCAGCCAGCTCCTATCAAAACCTTGCGCGAGCTCAAGGCTCAGGCTCTGGAACTCCTGCCCCCGCCCACTGACGACAGTTGTGCTTCCATGATGCAGCTGCGCACGGACTTGGAAGACATGGACGAGCCCGAATCGGTGTGTGACATCCTGGCATTTCACTTCGTCCACAACAAATCTGCACTCCGCCGTCTCTTGGAAGAGTGCTGCCCCCGCCGCCGCTACGAGATGCTCATCTGCGAACTGGAGAAGGCACAGGGCTGCTGA
- the rsmA gene encoding 16S rRNA (adenine(1518)-N(6)/adenine(1519)-N(6))-dimethyltransferase RsmA, producing MRYRDQRRSESAPARQNFTPRKSMGQNFLQDEEISRWIGDQVQPDGADLVVEIGPGMGALTKHLVGRPKKLILIEKDAQLGPELQGQFEGRGDVEVIHNDATRIDLRPWFRHGPLKLVGNLPYSVGGEILKHWLTPPTPVSCAVFMLQKEVCDRLAATCEDDSYGALSLLVQKDWNVEMLRVVPPEVFNPKPKVDSAIIRLTPRDPATLPVFDHVLFDRLVRMGFSQRRKQLKNLLPDAPGGWDSLIQALGVSPTVRAEALSLAQWIQIARHYEQRHEADAGQKASEMFDVVNESNEVIGQLTRGEVHKRKLLHRAVHIFVINKRGQIYLQQRSHLKDVSPLKWDSSAAGHLDAGEDYATAAVRELGEEIGIHVPSTELAAQIPAGDNTDHEFVELRLAHHDGPVRCLPEEIATGEWFKPKDIDAWVDARPQDFAKGFVTCWKAWRK from the coding sequence ATGAGATACCGCGACCAACGCCGCTCCGAATCCGCCCCCGCACGCCAGAACTTCACCCCGCGCAAGAGCATGGGGCAGAACTTCCTTCAGGATGAGGAGATCTCCCGCTGGATCGGCGATCAGGTGCAGCCAGATGGTGCTGACCTCGTGGTGGAGATCGGTCCTGGCATGGGGGCTCTGACCAAGCATCTCGTAGGGCGCCCTAAAAAGCTCATTCTCATCGAAAAAGACGCCCAGCTCGGCCCGGAACTGCAAGGGCAGTTTGAAGGACGTGGTGACGTGGAGGTCATTCACAATGACGCCACGCGCATTGATCTCCGGCCGTGGTTCCGTCATGGTCCTCTGAAGCTCGTGGGCAATCTGCCTTATTCCGTTGGCGGCGAGATCTTGAAGCACTGGCTCACCCCGCCCACACCGGTGAGCTGCGCCGTCTTTATGCTGCAAAAGGAGGTGTGCGACCGCCTTGCAGCCACCTGCGAAGACGACTCCTACGGCGCACTGAGTCTGCTGGTGCAGAAGGACTGGAATGTGGAGATGCTGCGCGTGGTGCCGCCGGAGGTCTTCAATCCCAAACCCAAGGTGGACAGCGCCATCATCCGCCTGACTCCGCGAGATCCAGCCACGCTGCCGGTGTTTGACCACGTGCTGTTTGACCGCCTGGTGCGCATGGGTTTCTCCCAGCGGCGCAAGCAGCTCAAAAACCTGCTGCCAGATGCCCCTGGCGGCTGGGACTCTCTTATTCAGGCGCTCGGCGTCTCCCCCACCGTGCGTGCTGAGGCGCTGTCTCTGGCGCAGTGGATTCAAATTGCCCGCCATTATGAGCAGCGCCATGAGGCGGATGCAGGCCAGAAGGCCAGCGAGATGTTCGATGTGGTGAACGAGAGCAACGAGGTCATCGGCCAGCTGACCCGTGGTGAAGTGCACAAGCGCAAGCTGCTGCACCGTGCGGTGCACATCTTCGTCATCAACAAGCGTGGACAGATCTACCTGCAGCAGCGTTCGCATCTCAAAGATGTGTCCCCGCTGAAGTGGGACAGCAGCGCTGCAGGACATCTGGATGCCGGAGAAGACTACGCCACCGCCGCTGTGCGCGAACTGGGCGAGGAGATCGGCATCCACGTGCCGTCCACCGAACTCGCCGCACAGATCCCGGCCGGAGACAACACCGATCACGAATTCGTCGAGCTCCGCCTCGCCCATCACGACGGCCCCGTGCGCTGCCTGCCCGAGGAGATTGCCACGGGCGAATGGTTCAAGCCCAAAGACATTGACGCCTGGGTGGACGCTCGGCCGCAGGATTTCGCCAAGGGCTTTGTGACGTGCTGGAAGGCGTGGAGGAAGTGA
- the hisA gene encoding phosphoribosylformimino-5-aminoimidazole carboxamide ribotide isomerase produces MTQFRPCIDLHDGRVKQIVGSSLRDDGSGLKTNFVSDREAAWYGDLYKRDGLKGGHVILLGKGNEAAAKAATGAYPGGLQVGGGIRPENAAEYLDAGASHVIVTSYLFEADGTFNQSKLDAMVAAAGKDRLVIDLSCKTTATGWTVAMNRWQTLTTLEVTPESLRFLAGQCAEFLIHAVDVEGKCEGIDEALVRFLGEHSPIPMTYAGGIRHLDDLKRIDELSHGRVDGTVGSALDLFGGSGAKYEELVAWNRRVK; encoded by the coding sequence ATGACCCAGTTCCGCCCCTGCATTGATCTCCACGATGGCCGCGTCAAACAGATCGTCGGTTCATCTTTGCGGGATGATGGCTCGGGGCTGAAGACGAATTTTGTGAGTGATCGCGAGGCGGCTTGGTATGGCGATCTTTACAAACGCGACGGGCTTAAGGGCGGGCATGTGATCCTGCTGGGGAAGGGTAACGAGGCGGCGGCCAAAGCGGCGACTGGAGCCTATCCTGGCGGGCTGCAGGTGGGCGGGGGTATCCGCCCGGAGAATGCGGCGGAGTATCTAGATGCAGGAGCCAGCCATGTGATCGTGACGAGCTATCTGTTTGAAGCGGACGGCACGTTCAATCAGTCAAAGCTGGATGCCATGGTGGCTGCTGCTGGCAAGGACCGGTTGGTCATCGACCTGAGCTGCAAGACGACGGCCACGGGCTGGACGGTGGCGATGAACCGCTGGCAGACGCTCACCACGTTGGAGGTCACGCCGGAGTCCCTGCGTTTTCTGGCCGGGCAGTGCGCGGAGTTTTTAATTCATGCCGTAGATGTGGAGGGCAAGTGCGAGGGCATTGATGAGGCGCTGGTGCGGTTTCTCGGCGAGCACTCGCCCATTCCCATGACCTATGCAGGCGGCATCCGGCACTTGGATGATTTGAAGCGCATCGACGAGCTAAGCCATGGCCGCGTGGACGGCACGGTGGGCAGTGCGCTAGATCTCTTTGGTGGCTCCGGCGCAAAGTATGAGGAGCTGGTGGCCTGGAATCGGCGCGTGAAGTAG
- a CDS encoding fumarylacetoacetate hydrolase family protein, whose translation MKIIRYSDSQGNIAHAAQQADGSALVIEGDIFGEHCVTNRKAEVVKLLAPVQPFAIVCIGLNYKKHAEETKAELPKHPVVFMKLPNVVQHPGEPILLPTKLKSDKVDYEAELAVVIGKRAKNVSKADALNYVLGYTCANDVSARDWQKHGGGGQWCRGKSFDTFCPLGPVLVTADEIPNPNSLGIKTILNGHTMQDWNTNDMIFDVPTLIEFLSGSTTLMPGTVILTGTPHGVGAARTPPVFMRDGDSVSVEIEKIGALTNPVRDEA comes from the coding sequence ATGAAAATCATCCGCTACTCCGACTCTCAAGGGAACATCGCACATGCAGCGCAGCAGGCCGATGGCTCGGCGCTGGTGATTGAGGGAGACATCTTCGGCGAGCACTGCGTGACAAACCGCAAGGCGGAGGTGGTGAAGCTGCTGGCACCTGTGCAGCCATTTGCCATTGTGTGCATCGGGCTCAATTACAAAAAGCATGCAGAGGAGACGAAGGCGGAGCTTCCGAAGCATCCGGTAGTGTTCATGAAACTGCCGAACGTGGTGCAGCACCCCGGCGAGCCGATCCTGCTGCCCACCAAGCTGAAGAGCGACAAAGTCGACTACGAGGCGGAGCTGGCGGTCGTGATTGGCAAGAGGGCAAAGAACGTGAGCAAGGCCGATGCGCTTAACTACGTGCTGGGTTACACCTGCGCCAACGACGTGAGCGCCCGCGACTGGCAGAAGCATGGCGGCGGCGGCCAGTGGTGCCGGGGCAAGTCCTTTGACACCTTCTGCCCGTTGGGGCCTGTGCTGGTGACGGCGGACGAGATTCCCAATCCGAACAGTCTGGGCATCAAAACCATACTCAACGGCCATACGATGCAGGACTGGAACACCAACGACATGATTTTTGATGTCCCGACGCTGATCGAATTTCTCAGTGGCAGCACCACGCTGATGCCTGGCACAGTCATCCTTACCGGCACGCCTCATGGTGTGGGCGCAGCTCGCACACCACCAGTCTTTATGAGGGATGGGGACAGCGTGAGCGTCGAGATCGAGAAGATCGGCGCGCTGACAAATCCAGTGCGGGACGAGGCCTGA